The Thermocrinis ruber genome has a window encoding:
- the cas10 gene encoding type III-B CRISPR-associated protein Cas10/Cmr2, which translates to MIDDLIRELRWIYNNELLSKPSKNYFAIIISDGDSMGDWLGLKSERRKDKLERAFHEKFSKALSDYAREIKSLESKEKFGLKIVYAGGDDVLAVADLREFLDFAEKLNPTFKNKVGKDASVSAGIVIGHQKDNLAYLLNEARKAEKKAKSVEGKSAFCITIIPRGGGPVSFWAKWEFLSLFKDTVEYFEREIIGDRTVYDIKDIAGKLEVSKEKPIEIVLALLRGMLKRRVDENKLEEHLRKEKRVFIEEYLERLRELLKISDLENLASLFYTARFVAKERREKKHETVGANT; encoded by the coding sequence ATGATTGATGATTTAATTAGAGAACTTCGTTGGATATACAACAACGAGCTTTTGAGCAAGCCTTCCAAAAACTACTTTGCCATTATCATTTCCGACGGGGACAGCATGGGAGATTGGCTTGGACTGAAGAGTGAAAGAAGGAAAGATAAATTAGAAAGAGCCTTTCACGAAAAATTCTCCAAAGCCCTTTCCGATTATGCAAGGGAAATAAAAAGTTTGGAGAGCAAAGAAAAGTTTGGCTTAAAAATTGTTTATGCAGGTGGGGATGATGTGCTTGCAGTGGCAGATTTGAGAGAGTTTTTAGACTTTGCGGAAAAGCTAAATCCCACCTTTAAGAATAAAGTAGGGAAGGATGCTTCCGTCAGCGCAGGAATAGTTATAGGGCACCAAAAGGACAATCTTGCCTACCTGTTAAATGAAGCAAGAAAGGCAGAGAAAAAGGCAAAAAGCGTAGAAGGGAAGTCCGCCTTTTGTATAACCATCATCCCAAGGGGAGGAGGACCCGTAAGCTTTTGGGCAAAATGGGAGTTTTTGAGCCTATTTAAAGATACGGTTGAGTACTTTGAAAGGGAAATCATAGGAGACAGGACTGTCTACGACATAAAGGATATAGCTGGTAAACTTGAAGTAAGTAAAGAAAAGCCTATAGAAATCGTTTTAGCCCTTTTGAGGGGAATGCTGAAAAGAAGGGTAGATGAAAATAAGCTAGAGGAACACTTAAGAAAGGAAAAAAGGGTTTTTATTGAGGAATACTTGGAACGATTGAGGGAGCTTTTAAAAATTTCAGACCTTGAAAACCTTGCCAGCCTTTTCTACACTGCACGCTTTGTAGCAAAGGAAAGGAGGGAAAAGAAACATGAAACTGTTGGAGCTAACACCTGA
- the cmr4 gene encoding type III-B CRISPR module RAMP protein Cmr4: MRKEYYLLKVLTPLHIGAGQGLGHVDLPIVREAHTNFPYIPGTSLKGALRNLEIKQVARARGEKPSQVEERLTDKDKFDPKDIDILRLAKIFGTAGEVAERDKEALEKGKEVGAGKVLFSDAFIVLFPVKSAKGIFSLTTCPYVINRFFELLGIDQRVEDVPEGKVKVLNTKDHKNLINNNKLLLEEFVFEAEESEELKKFVELVGVFVGEENKRRIVCVNDTDFMDFVSNYTEVRTHIKINLDTGTIEKEKGALWTEEYVPAESVFAFSLVFLEEINEEINYGREKISYSPPPTFHLGGDITTGKGFVKVQKLEV, translated from the coding sequence ATGAGAAAAGAGTATTATTTACTTAAGGTGCTAACTCCACTGCACATAGGTGCGGGTCAAGGGCTTGGGCATGTAGATTTGCCAATAGTTAGAGAAGCCCACACAAACTTTCCCTACATTCCCGGCACGAGCCTAAAGGGAGCTTTGAGGAACTTGGAGATTAAACAAGTGGCAAGGGCAAGAGGAGAAAAACCATCTCAAGTGGAAGAAAGGCTAACAGACAAAGATAAATTTGATCCGAAAGATATAGATATTCTCAGGCTTGCAAAGATCTTTGGCACTGCAGGAGAAGTAGCAGAGCGAGACAAAGAGGCATTAGAGAAAGGCAAGGAAGTAGGGGCAGGTAAAGTCCTATTTTCAGACGCTTTTATCGTGCTTTTCCCTGTCAAATCTGCAAAGGGGATATTCTCTTTAACTACATGCCCTTATGTTATAAACCGGTTTTTTGAACTTTTGGGTATTGATCAAAGAGTGGAAGATGTGCCCGAGGGTAAGGTAAAGGTTCTGAACACAAAAGATCACAAAAATCTAATAAACAACAACAAACTATTGCTTGAGGAGTTCGTGTTTGAAGCAGAAGAATCTGAAGAGCTTAAAAAATTTGTAGAACTTGTGGGCGTTTTTGTAGGAGAAGAGAATAAACGAAGGATCGTATGCGTGAATGATACGGACTTTATGGACTTTGTAAGCAACTACACGGAAGTGCGAACTCACATAAAGATAAATTTAGATACTGGCACTATAGAAAAAGAAAAGGGGGCATTATGGACCGAGGAGTATGTGCCCGCGGAGTCTGTTTTTGCCTTTAGCCTTGTATTCTTGGAAGAAATTAATGAAGAAATTAATTATGGTCGTGAGAAAATTAGTTATAGTCCACCTCCCACTTTCCACCTTGGAGGAGATATTACCACCGGCAAGGGCTTTGTAAAGGTTCAAAAGTTGGAGGTATAA
- the cas7i gene encoding type I-B CRISPR-associated protein Cas7/Cst2/DevR, protein MLTLTLITQRATSLNYGENIGNVSILKKLSLGDNSQITYVSDKALKYDIRRKGKEEKGWRLLDEKVKELIEGSIVQVPKETKGKKKKSKESTETEMQDVLDVDEFAKKLIREYQEFDLFGGLFTNLIRANGESIGLSYGDSVKRTAPVKITYAYSTSKFQGDMDFMNNIEAYNRYIRHIEQKDAQVITQSEQHTAHYYYTIAIDLDRIGVWETENGTEEVIPAEEKAKRVKDLLDIIRTLSRQIRGRYENLSPIFVIGGIYKVKNPFFMGCVSAKETEDGKLLLDVNRLLDCKGIIPEEERANTLCGLLSGFFANEQEIREKLNCKSVEEVFEELKNKVGEIYGVSKG, encoded by the coding sequence ATGCTAACACTAACTCTCATAACCCAGAGGGCTACAAGCCTAAACTACGGAGAAAACATAGGGAATGTATCTATCCTTAAAAAGCTTTCATTAGGAGACAATTCTCAGATTACCTATGTGTCCGACAAGGCACTCAAATACGACATAAGGAGAAAAGGTAAGGAAGAGAAAGGATGGAGACTTTTGGATGAGAAGGTGAAGGAGCTCATTGAAGGTTCAATTGTTCAGGTGCCTAAAGAAACAAAAGGTAAGAAAAAGAAATCAAAAGAATCCACGGAAACCGAAATGCAAGACGTTTTGGATGTTGATGAATTTGCAAAAAAATTAATACGTGAATACCAAGAGTTTGACTTGTTTGGAGGGCTTTTTACTAATCTCATAAGGGCAAATGGTGAAAGCATAGGACTATCTTACGGAGACAGCGTCAAAAGAACCGCACCCGTTAAAATCACCTACGCGTATTCCACCTCAAAATTCCAAGGAGACATGGACTTTATGAACAACATAGAAGCTTACAACAGATACATAAGGCATATAGAACAAAAAGACGCCCAAGTAATAACCCAATCCGAACAGCATACCGCACACTATTACTACACTATAGCCATAGACTTGGACAGAATAGGAGTATGGGAAACTGAAAATGGAACTGAGGAAGTGATTCCGGCAGAAGAAAAGGCAAAAAGAGTGAAGGACCTTTTGGACATAATAAGAACCCTTTCAAGGCAAATAAGAGGGAGATATGAAAATCTCTCTCCCATCTTTGTTATAGGTGGGATTTATAAAGTAAAAAATCCGTTCTTTATGGGATGCGTAAGTGCAAAAGAAACTGAGGACGGCAAACTGCTTTTAGACGTTAACAGACTTCTTGACTGCAAGGGAATAATACCTGAAGAGGAAAGAGCTAACACCCTTTGCGGATTGCTTTCTGGATTCTTTGCCAACGAGCAGGAGATAAGAGAAAAGCTAAATTGCAAGAGTGTAGAGGAGGTCTTTGAAGAGCTAAAGAACAAGGTGGGGGAGATCTATGGAGTGTCTAAGGGTTAA
- a CDS encoding type III-B CRISPR-associated protein Cas10/Cmr2 — protein MNKLLHIFTFSPVQGFISNSRRLSDLYHSSLLLSTLTENLIKVIKDLNTEIIYPVLVEDGQGLANYPNRIVFLADKCICEDVIKNFQELWEGVYETVLRKVLDEVGISKEEKEKIEEQAKLHLENYFRAYCECTNSEEVKKWKEKLKQNLGKDYDDYAVAYDWTERKLGALKSKKHYEPLMDAYTYNGKEYPDGCTLCGERAHLAVDWKKLIENLQKQDRIKYIKHYLKEGERLCGVCLVKRFAFYCLKRQTFPSVHDIANAKFKEELKDFEQRHKDRASELKSLLQQYMGEEKPRDHLWEYNAELFDI, from the coding sequence ATGAATAAATTGCTGCACATCTTCACATTCTCACCCGTTCAGGGTTTTATCTCAAACTCCCGAAGGCTTTCCGACCTATATCATTCAAGCCTTTTGCTTTCTACCCTTACGGAAAATCTTATAAAGGTTATAAAAGACCTAAACACAGAAATCATATATCCAGTTCTCGTTGAAGATGGGCAAGGTTTGGCAAACTATCCCAACAGAATAGTGTTTTTGGCAGATAAATGTATTTGTGAGGACGTGATAAAAAACTTTCAAGAACTTTGGGAAGGGGTATATGAAACCGTCTTAAGAAAAGTTTTAGACGAGGTAGGTATCTCAAAGGAAGAGAAAGAAAAAATCGAAGAACAAGCAAAGTTGCACCTTGAAAACTACTTTAGGGCTTACTGCGAATGCACAAATTCCGAAGAGGTAAAAAAGTGGAAAGAGAAGCTAAAGCAAAATCTGGGAAAAGACTACGATGATTACGCAGTTGCTTACGATTGGACAGAAAGAAAGCTTGGAGCGTTGAAGTCTAAAAAGCATTATGAGCCTTTGATGGATGCTTATACCTACAACGGAAAAGAGTATCCCGACGGGTGCACCCTTTGTGGAGAAAGGGCACACCTTGCGGTAGATTGGAAAAAGTTAATAGAAAACCTCCAAAAACAAGACCGCATAAAGTACATAAAACACTACCTGAAGGAAGGCGAAAGACTCTGCGGCGTATGTCTTGTAAAAAGATTTGCTTTTTACTGCCTTAAAAGACAAACCTTTCCATCAGTTCATGATATAGCCAACGCAAAGTTTAAAGAGGAACTGAAAGATTTTGAACAAAGGCATAAAGACCGTGCAAGTGAGCTAAAGTCCTTGCTTCAACAGTACATGGGCGAAGAAAAACCGAGAGATCACCTCTGGGAATACAACGCAGAGCTTTTTGATATATAA
- the cmr5 gene encoding type III-B CRISPR module-associated protein Cmr5 produces MIIYNGLLTTVTFAKAKAKKASTKAEVEEEKKGEREKGEKVEALAWKMLLGHLEKFLNEEGIKQENKDFIEFLSELEVQEYRLITKRVLDFSLWLKRIAEGEIEDEGKGD; encoded by the coding sequence ATGATAATCTACAATGGACTTTTGACAACGGTTACCTTTGCAAAAGCTAAAGCTAAAAAAGCATCTACGAAAGCTGAAGTTGAAGAAGAAAAAAAGGGTGAAAGGGAAAAAGGAGAAAAAGTTGAAGCACTGGCTTGGAAAATGTTGCTGGGGCATTTGGAAAAGTTCCTTAATGAAGAAGGAATAAAGCAGGAAAATAAGGATTTTATAGAGTTCCTTTCGGAGCTTGAAGTTCAAGAATACAGGCTTATAACCAAGAGGGTTTTAGACTTTTCTCTGTGGTTAAAAAGAATAGCAGAAGGGGAGATAGAAGATGAAGGTAAGGGAGATTAA
- the cmr3 gene encoding type III-B CRISPR module-associated protein Cmr3, whose translation MKLLELTPEDALTFGSLKNFTAGESHYQQTTFPPPIMRFFSLGKEQGLKPLKIAGVFIKHQEELFLPLPADCLKKRKEKTEKIYVPKWDEELKRPFIEPFEREKDKVELLNLEQAEGFCSFSDFREHYAKGENFEVKYKEIFQEEERVGVKLNYDKRVSEDRHLYSRIYLRFKNSHIVLLVEDDINKAFFSTVGGERKYAKIKPAEDELINFLKESVDIKRDKLYKFYSTTHLYADLKSEIKLNGNIKFKVEWVSSLPPEWVSGYKKPFLYMLRPGTVLWLRALEDGMCERLCQVSSGSEVIKYNGGTKDLLKRGWNSGILLEVGQ comes from the coding sequence ATGAAACTGTTGGAGCTAACACCTGAGGACGCACTAACTTTTGGGAGCTTGAAAAACTTCACTGCCGGTGAGTCCCACTATCAACAAACCACCTTCCCACCGCCCATAATGAGGTTTTTCTCCTTGGGTAAAGAACAAGGCTTAAAGCCTTTAAAGATTGCGGGGGTTTTTATAAAGCATCAGGAAGAGCTATTTCTCCCATTGCCAGCTGATTGCTTGAAAAAGAGAAAGGAAAAAACAGAAAAAATCTACGTGCCAAAATGGGATGAAGAACTAAAAAGACCCTTTATAGAACCTTTTGAAAGAGAAAAGGATAAGGTGGAACTTTTAAACCTTGAACAGGCAGAGGGTTTTTGTAGTTTTTCGGACTTTCGGGAGCACTATGCCAAAGGTGAAAACTTTGAGGTAAAATACAAAGAGATTTTCCAAGAGGAGGAAAGGGTGGGGGTAAAGCTAAATTACGACAAAAGGGTTTCGGAGGATAGGCATTTATATTCAAGGATTTACCTTAGGTTTAAAAACTCCCACATTGTGCTTTTGGTGGAAGATGATATAAATAAAGCTTTCTTTTCTACTGTAGGAGGAGAAAGAAAGTATGCCAAAATCAAGCCTGCTGAAGACGAACTTATAAACTTTTTGAAAGAGTCTGTTGATATCAAAAGAGACAAACTTTACAAATTCTACTCCACCACGCACCTTTATGCAGATTTGAAAAGCGAAATCAAGCTAAACGGAAATATAAAGTTCAAGGTTGAATGGGTATCCTCCTTGCCACCCGAGTGGGTATCCGGCTACAAAAAACCTTTCCTTTACATGCTAAGACCGGGAACAGTGCTGTGGCTTAGGGCTTTGGAGGATGGGATGTGTGAAAGGTTGTGTCAGGTTTCTTCCGGTAGTGAGGTTATTAAGTACAACGGAGGAACAAAGGATTTACTTAAAAGAGGTTGGAATAGTGGAATACTTTTGGAGGTGGGACAATGA
- a CDS encoding SAVED domain-containing protein, which translates to MWKFWEIELKHFKTLLESGKLDDHIEGLYSQFWELPPSHQYELVKYSKEKEVFPSIQTFRKVFKVSEETAVKFFKEKHITFEFPVVSSDGKGELIKAVAIKNLKEVITNLKNIKRHFNPIKEFLKTGFAVFFDREFAGASFQLPTVLNLYVENLPQDALFIGAIDKKGNIKSVDGIEEKKKLAKELGLRLVEPYYLSTVDDLKAWFDAESYDVPLYITKTQDRWEGEFKSFLKATGISKEQLTKLEVLSGLETKPIITGQLAGDVWKNVLEEFWRRFKETEQKLHNKERFHIAINGPVALAFAIGVLFGSQKPFVFYHYQNNIYHPITVENVRELKERKESLEKIEQHFQKGGKSLVVMLSFAHHEMESDVKNYISRKVENPSYLLLRAKSSGNIAVEDMKEVATETASVIQNIRREHSFEDFHFFLSTPVPIAFMGGLSFGHYGEGYIYNYAGGTYEPVVSFSFLKALREGKYVLSEV; encoded by the coding sequence ATGTGGAAGTTTTGGGAGATTGAGCTGAAACATTTTAAAACTCTCTTAGAAAGTGGCAAGCTTGACGACCATATAGAAGGGCTTTATAGCCAATTTTGGGAACTTCCACCATCCCATCAGTATGAGCTTGTTAAATACTCAAAGGAGAAAGAGGTTTTCCCTTCCATCCAAACCTTTAGAAAAGTCTTTAAGGTTTCCGAAGAGACCGCAGTAAAGTTTTTCAAAGAGAAACACATAACATTTGAGTTCCCTGTGGTATCGAGTGATGGCAAGGGAGAGCTAATAAAAGCTGTGGCGATTAAAAATCTTAAGGAAGTTATCACAAACTTAAAGAACATAAAAAGACATTTCAATCCTATAAAAGAATTTCTCAAGACTGGCTTTGCAGTATTCTTTGATAGGGAATTTGCTGGAGCAAGCTTTCAATTGCCCACGGTTTTGAACCTTTATGTAGAAAATCTTCCACAGGATGCCCTATTTATCGGAGCCATAGACAAAAAGGGAAACATAAAATCGGTAGACGGCATTGAGGAAAAGAAAAAGTTGGCAAAAGAGTTAGGCTTGAGGCTTGTGGAACCATACTATCTTAGCACAGTTGATGACCTAAAAGCTTGGTTTGATGCAGAAAGCTACGATGTTCCACTGTACATTACAAAAACCCAAGATAGATGGGAAGGAGAGTTTAAGAGTTTTCTAAAAGCAACGGGCATTTCGAAAGAACAATTAACAAAGCTTGAGGTGCTAAGTGGTTTAGAAACAAAGCCTATAATAACTGGGCAACTTGCAGGTGATGTTTGGAAAAATGTTTTAGAAGAATTTTGGAGAAGGTTCAAAGAAACCGAACAAAAACTTCACAACAAGGAGAGATTTCACATAGCCATAAATGGTCCAGTAGCCCTTGCCTTTGCCATTGGAGTTCTCTTTGGAAGCCAAAAACCCTTTGTCTTTTACCACTATCAAAACAATATCTACCATCCTATAACGGTGGAAAATGTAAGGGAATTAAAGGAAAGGAAAGAAAGCCTTGAAAAAATTGAACAACACTTTCAAAAGGGAGGTAAAAGCCTTGTAGTAATGCTATCCTTTGCCCACCACGAGATGGAAAGCGATGTGAAAAATTACATCTCCCGGAAAGTAGAAAATCCGTCCTATCTCCTTTTGCGAGCCAAAAGTAGTGGAAACATTGCGGTGGAAGATATGAAAGAAGTAGCAACAGAAACCGCAAGCGTAATCCAAAACATTAGAAGAGAGCACAGTTTTGAAGACTTCCACTTTTTCCTTTCCACTCCCGTGCCCATTGCCTTTATGGGGGGCTTGAGCTTTGGGCACTACGGCGAAGGCTACATCTATAACTACGCCGGAGGAACTTACGAACCTGTTGTATCCTTCTCCTTTCTCAAAGCACTGAGGGAGGGGAAGTATGTTCTGTCAGAAGTTTGA
- the csx1 gene encoding CRISPR-associated CARF protein Csx1, whose product MSKGTSTLKKADDFIVIPSIGEFSGEKFSSPLGNIVLRILIDMIERYKNEPFDEMYLDISSGHNIYTYALVEAGRLFLTLMKLEDFLKEKDIKVFIAISEPITAGSGQDKNSQDKKYYKIFKDFQLDVKGFFYFPEKPQENSENAFSKYANKLSETIKGKEDRELKRKIMNMLYKTYLFYSALRNNLPLVVYYLCTLEEYRYTENDVKNLLEEIVNLLKRRLDENLKESPTDLNFEDLRKLFIILGLAIGIIRVLEKREICKGIKEEVEVNLKDIRRLFAEEESSIYGYFGLKTNVPYLHQEIRNNFTEKDEKNLITNEWKLLKYILEEKPNEKDTQIHPRNVLAHCGFERNITEVRKTDDGDILNKIYELL is encoded by the coding sequence ATATCTAAAGGAACATCCACACTCAAAAAAGCTGATGATTTTATAGTAATTCCGAGCATTGGTGAATTCTCAGGAGAGAAATTTTCTTCTCCATTAGGAAACATAGTCCTAAGGATCTTAATTGATATGATTGAAAGATATAAAAATGAACCCTTTGATGAAATGTATTTAGATATTTCAAGTGGGCATAACATATACACCTATGCTTTGGTTGAAGCCGGTAGATTGTTTTTAACTCTTATGAAGCTTGAAGACTTCCTAAAGGAGAAAGATATAAAAGTTTTTATAGCTATATCTGAGCCAATAACCGCAGGATCTGGTCAAGATAAAAATAGTCAAGATAAAAAGTATTATAAGATCTTCAAGGATTTTCAATTAGATGTTAAGGGATTCTTCTACTTTCCTGAAAAGCCACAAGAAAACAGCGAAAATGCATTCTCAAAATACGCTAATAAATTAAGTGAGACTATTAAAGGTAAAGAGGATAGAGAACTTAAACGAAAGATAATGAACATGCTTTACAAAACCTATTTGTTCTATTCAGCCCTCAGGAACAATTTGCCACTGGTAGTTTACTATTTATGCACCCTTGAAGAATATAGATATACAGAAAATGATGTTAAAAACTTGCTTGAAGAAATAGTAAATCTTTTAAAGCGAAGATTAGACGAAAATCTGAAGGAATCACCCACTGATTTAAATTTTGAAGATTTAAGAAAATTGTTTATAATTTTAGGATTAGCTATAGGAATTATAAGGGTGTTGGAGAAACGTGAGATATGTAAAGGGATTAAAGAAGAAGTGGAAGTGAATTTGAAGGATATAAGACGATTATTTGCTGAGGAGGAAAGTAGTATTTACGGATATTTTGGGCTTAAAACTAACGTTCCGTATTTACACCAAGAAATTCGGAATAACTTTACAGAAAAAGACGAAAAGAATTTAATTACAAATGAGTGGAAACTGTTGAAATATATATTAGAAGAAAAACCTAACGAGAAAGATACACAAATCCATCCACGCAATGTTTTAGCGCACTGTGGCTTTGAGAGGAACATAACAGAGGTGAGAAAGACTGATGATGGGGATATTCTTAATAAAATATACGAGCTACTATAA
- a CDS encoding YgaP family membrane protein, whose protein sequence is MTMDRALRLTSGVFLLLVLLIGILPSNVHWFWKFFLLFMSLNQIQSAFTNWCPVMVLYRKLGLKECE, encoded by the coding sequence ATGACTATGGATAGAGCTCTTAGACTTACATCTGGCGTGTTTCTACTTCTGGTGCTTCTAATTGGTATACTTCCCTCCAATGTTCATTGGTTTTGGAAGTTCTTTTTGCTGTTTATGTCCTTAAATCAAATACAGTCTGCCTTTACCAACTGGTGCCCTGTTATGGTCCTTTACAGAAAGCTGG
- the cmr6 gene encoding type III-B CRISPR module RAMP protein Cmr6 — protein sequence MKVREIKDLLFKVDNKELSSNVDNKKSSSQVDNPALLFNKLLILQYICKFFQNQDLTEQCKDKKGKDKGKDKKDEDVSKQEYIKSFIETFNGKNPFDDLEGKRPFQPPELDCVIQESFKLKTAYRLVIGAGYPSFIENGFLFHHVYGIPYIPGETLKGLARAVFILSVVEAIKGETKLSKIEEVLSEEAEKEISEEAKGILHQIPEKINIILDDYTIENPVETFRKIFGSKKRRGQVIFFDAYPVDFNPSEHFEADIMNPHYGKYYQSQSEKEAPSDWLSPTPIHFLALKEGIVFEFNLGLAPLELMEDNEERLLLETARKLLEVGLENFGVGSKKRKGYGWFSDKTVGR from the coding sequence ATGAAGGTAAGGGAGATTAAAGATCTTTTGTTTAAAGTTGATAATAAAGAACTTTCATCTAATGTTGATAACAAAAAATCCTCATCTCAGGTTGATAATCCCGCACTGCTTTTTAACAAGCTTTTGATTTTGCAATACATATGTAAATTTTTCCAAAATCAGGATCTAACAGAGCAATGTAAAGATAAGAAAGGTAAAGACAAAGGTAAAGACAAAAAAGATGAAGATGTAAGCAAGCAAGAATATATAAAATCTTTCATAGAAACTTTTAATGGAAAAAACCCTTTTGATGATCTTGAGGGAAAAAGACCTTTTCAACCACCCGAGCTGGATTGTGTTATACAAGAGAGCTTTAAGCTTAAAACCGCCTACAGGCTTGTAATCGGGGCAGGTTATCCATCCTTTATTGAAAACGGCTTTTTGTTCCACCATGTTTATGGCATTCCTTACATTCCCGGGGAGACCTTAAAAGGACTTGCAAGAGCTGTTTTTATACTCTCAGTGGTAGAGGCTATAAAAGGAGAAACTAAGCTTTCCAAGATAGAGGAAGTGCTTTCAGAGGAAGCCGAGAAAGAAATTTCAGAGGAAGCCAAAGGTATACTCCATCAAATCCCAGAGAAAATTAACATAATTTTAGACGATTACACCATAGAAAACCCAGTGGAGACCTTTAGAAAAATCTTTGGTTCCAAGAAAAGAAGAGGGCAGGTAATATTCTTTGATGCTTATCCTGTTGATTTTAATCCATCAGAACATTTTGAAGCAGACATCATGAACCCTCATTACGGAAAGTATTACCAATCCCAATCGGAAAAGGAAGCACCTTCTGATTGGCTAAGTCCTACTCCCATACACTTTTTAGCGTTAAAAGAGGGCATAGTCTTTGAGTTCAACTTGGGGCTTGCACCTCTTGAACTGATGGAAGATAATGAAGAGAGACTTTTATTGGAAACTGCAAGGAAATTGCTTGAAGTGGGGCTTGAAAACTTTGGAGTAGGAAGTAAAAAGCGTAAAGGATACGGATGGTTTTCAGATAAAACCGTAGGGAGGTAA
- the cmr1 gene encoding type III-B CRISPR module RAMP protein Cmr1 produces MKRLTFELEFITPAFIGGANQQAELRPASFVGLLRWWWRALKGECDIKRLREEEIKIFGGDGKMASPVYLRVEGDVRKGNNLINQCRLNAGVVYLYHFVTVRGKREFIEPDSRLKLTLIGKDEFLKHYIASFWALVFLGGVGARSRRGGGNLAVVGYEPKDLVEDFKISFTPTDNLREWLKENLKRAKELVGSPKTPCGEYGKYSTLPDPRNIDFNSVLILSPKEFNNWIEALNDIGNEFMKFRKIKNEQKNEQNKRNEEWVLDIAVFGLPLRYGKGEAVKVENTKEVITRRSSPVIIKVIKTPNGKYKWMALRLWGKFLPDGAKLRFRGYTKLPSFNLIEKFFQKFGGEVKEEGKNE; encoded by the coding sequence GTGAAAAGGCTAACCTTTGAGCTTGAGTTTATAACTCCCGCCTTTATAGGGGGTGCAAACCAACAGGCAGAGTTAAGACCTGCCAGCTTTGTGGGACTTTTGCGTTGGTGGTGGAGGGCATTAAAAGGAGAGTGTGATATCAAAAGACTAAGGGAAGAAGAAATAAAAATCTTTGGCGGTGATGGGAAAATGGCTTCACCGGTGTATTTGAGGGTAGAGGGTGATGTCAGAAAGGGTAATAATCTAATAAACCAATGCAGGCTTAATGCAGGGGTGGTATACCTATACCATTTCGTAACAGTCAGAGGAAAGCGAGAGTTTATAGAGCCTGATTCAAGACTAAAGCTAACCCTTATTGGGAAGGATGAATTTTTAAAACACTACATTGCATCCTTTTGGGCTTTGGTATTCTTGGGTGGAGTTGGTGCCCGGAGCAGAAGGGGCGGGGGAAACTTAGCGGTTGTAGGCTACGAGCCAAAAGATTTGGTAGAAGATTTTAAAATCTCTTTTACTCCCACTGACAACCTTCGCGAATGGCTTAAGGAAAACCTAAAAAGGGCTAAAGAATTAGTAGGTTCTCCAAAGACTCCGTGCGGTGAATATGGTAAATATTCTACTCTTCCCGATCCTAGAAATATTGACTTTAATTCAGTATTAATCTTAAGCCCGAAAGAATTCAACAATTGGATTGAAGCTTTAAACGACATAGGAAATGAGTTTATGAAGTTTAGAAAGATAAAAAACGAGCAAAAAAACGAACAAAACAAACGAAATGAAGAATGGGTCCTTGATATCGCAGTTTTTGGTCTCCCTCTTAGATATGGCAAAGGCGAAGCTGTAAAGGTAGAGAATACGAAAGAAGTTATAACAAGACGTTCAAGCCCTGTGATCATAAAAGTGATAAAAACTCCAAACGGCAAATACAAGTGGATGGCTTTGCGACTCTGGGGGAAGTTTTTGCCAGATGGAGCAAAGCTTAGATTTAGAGGATATACCAAATTACCATCCTTCAACCTAATTGAAAAGTTTTTCCAAAAGTTTGGAGGAGAGGTTAAAGAGGAGGGTAAAAATGAATAA